The Suncus etruscus isolate mSunEtr1 chromosome 15, mSunEtr1.pri.cur, whole genome shotgun sequence genome contains the following window.
ctttcttttctttctttctttctttctttctctttctttctttctttctttctttctttctttctttctttctttctcttttctttctttcttctttctctttctttctttcttttctttttctttctttcttctttctttctttctttctttcttttctttctttctttcttctttctttcttttctttctctctctctttctctctctttctctctttctctctctcttttctctctctttcttctctctttctttcttttctttctttctttctttctttctttctttcttctttctttctttcttctctttctttctttctttctttctctttctttctttctttctttctttcttttctttctttctttcttttctttctttctttcttttctttctttctttctttctttctttctttttctttcttctttctttcctttctttccttccttctcctccttccctcccttcctccttcccctccttcctccttccttccttccttccttctccttccttccttccttccttccttccttccttccttccttcctccttccttcctttcttcctttcttccttccttccttccttccttccttccttccttccttccttccttccttccttccttccttccttcctccttccttccttccttccttccttccttccttccttccttccttccttccttccttccttccttccttccttccttccttccttccttctgtcattctctcttcctttcttcctttgttcttcccacctcacttccttttctttctttctctttctctttctttctcccttccttcctccctccctccctcccttccttcttcccttctatctttttttttttgtcacatacagcaggatcctcctggctctgcactcagaagtcactcctgataggcccaggggatcctatggaatgccagggattgaactgggttggacCTGTGCAAGACagacatcctccctgctgtgcccctgcctctttttcttttcttttttttttttttttgtggttttttgggtcacacccggcagtgctcaggggttattcctggctccaggctcagaaattgctcctggcaggcacgggggaccatatgggacgctgggattcaaaccgatgacctcctgcatgaaaggcaaatgccttacctccatgctatctctccagccctgctgccTCTTTTTCTTAAACCATCATTTATTGTTATTAGTAAAATGTCCCCAACTCTCTCTTCTTACCTCCCTCTGGATGTCCCAAAGCCCCTCCTGTGAAGGCTGCAGGTGTCACCCCTATCTTCCCTGCTCTATGTGGGGCTTGTTCTCTTAGAAGAACCATTTACTCTGTCTGGTGTTTATGGCATCTTGGTATTAGAAGGGTGAAATTTTTGTCAtcttatgtaaacattttttggggaggctggttaagacacttgtcttgtacttggcttacctgggtttgaccccgggacccatatggtcccccgagcactgaaTCACTGaactgattcttgagtgcaatcctccctgagtactgctgggtatagccccaacaccataaaattttttttgatatgtagtgccagggattgaactggccATCAGCTATATGCTAGGCTAATACCTTAACCCCTGGACCACCTCCCTGTCTCAAGACTTCTGAGTTTTGATTGTCAATGACAGGAATAGAAATGGAAGGCCAGGGAGGAGGTTTAGAGTTGATTCTCAGAGGCTCAAATACATTTTCTCTGTGTTGGAGGATGTTGAACTATTATCAGGTGACTGGGCCCTTGCAGCAGATCCCTGGAAATATCTCTAGCTCTTCAATGGTGGAGTCACGATGCTTCTGTCAAAGTATTATCCCAATGCTTGGCTTACTCTTCGCCTGTGACTACAgcaccaaacccccccccccccactttaaaTTGCTTCATGCACTACCTGTGGTCGTATAGTTGGGAACAGCTAGGAGACAAGTCAGATCTCATTAGCTGTCAACTTAAATTAGAAATTTAGATGCTGGAGTCAAAATAGCACAGGACTGGGAATATAACACATTTTATGCCAGAGTCTGTTTCTCTgcaccttcttcttcttcttttttttttttttttggtttttgggtcacacccagcagtgctcaggggttactcctggctctatgctcagaagtcacccctggcaggtgcaggggaccatatgggatgccaggattcgaaccaccatccttctgcatgaaaggcaaacgccttacctccatgctatctttccgggtcCTTCTCTGCACCTTCTTCTGAGCCAGAGGTAGAGGAGTGAGTGTGGATTCAGTCTGGTGACTGTGCAGACTATACTGAGTAGACAAAGATGCAGTTGGCGGAACTGGGTTTGCAGCCTAATGTGGCCTGCTGGATGTGATCctgaaaccaaccaaccaaccaaccaaccaaccaaccaaccaaccaaccaaccaaccaaacaaacaaaaatacccaaagaGCTGAGATTTTGAAGTCTGACCTTGGGCAGGGTCATCCATCCCTACAAAGGAATAGAAGTCCAAGGAACACTGGCCAAGCAGAGTTTTGACTATGACAAAACTTGCAATGTTTATTTTAGCAGCTTTGGGTCACAAACTATCATATTCTGCCAGGCtcctcaaggattttttttttcttttctttggccaaacccagtgatgttcagtagtgctcagtaatcactgccagctctgtactcaggaattactcctgatggtgctcaggataccatacgGGAagttggagattgaatctgggtcaaccacatgcaaggcaagtgcccttcttcctgtcctattgctccagccctcactgttattcttattttgattttagatcacaaacaaacaaacaaacaaaaaaacccaaaatcagaaatctctcctggcaggctctggggaccatatgggatgctgggaatcgaacctgggtcagccacatgtaagacaagtgcctgccctgctgtattatcgctcGGGCTCTCACTGTTACTCTTTTACAGAGTCTCGAAACAGATGCATTCAGAACCCAGGAAGCTCTCCAGCTCCTGAGAGGATCGAGAGAACTCTCCTTGGGGACTTGGACAGATTGATTGGGACAGACAGCAGTGAGTAACCCCAGCACCCAGCCGTGCTTTTCGCCCTCCCAGGATGTGTGGCCCACTCCTGCGGCGGCTGGTGATGGAGGAGAGTCGGCACAGCACCCTCGTGGGGAGGCTTCTTCTCCCTGTGCTGCTGGGATTCCGTCTCTTGCTGCTCGCCATAGCCGGCCTGGACATCTACCGTGATGACCAGAGTGAATTCACGTGCAACACCCAGATACCCGGCTGCAAGGCCACCTGCTACGATGCCTTCCATCCCCTGTCCCCGCTGCGTTTCTGGCTCTTCCAGGTCCTCCTGGTTGCTGTTCCCAGTGCCATCTACCTGGGCTTCACCTTCTATCATGTCGTCTGGCACTGGGAAGAGCCAGGAAAGCCACAGGAGGCTGAGATGCTGCTCCGGGAAAGAGGAGGCAGCTCAGATGCTACCCAGGGGACTGGGGCTCCCCGGATCTTCTGGGCCTACGTGGTCCAGCTTGGGGTGCGGCTGGCTCTGGAGGCGACGGCCCTGTGGGGCCAGCACCACCTCTATGGGTCCAAGATTCCTGGATCGCTCTCGTGCCGTCGGGAACCGTGCCCTGGCAGTGTGACTTGCATCCTGTCACGGCCATCGGAGAAGACAATCCTTCTCAATGCCATGCTGGGCATCAGTGGGCTCTGTGCCCTCTTCACGCTCCTGGAGCTGCTGCTGCTTGGCCTGCGGAGATGGCTGTCCACCTGGGATCCCAGAGCTGCCTTTGCTAAGTGCTGCCCCAGGATTGCCAGAGGCCCCAAGAAATCGAGCAGCACCTCCCCAGAGGCGGCAGCCAAGGAGCCAGCACGAGAAGCAGGTGAGAGCACAGGGCTGGGCCCTgcatttctcttcctctttctcttcctttctttctcttcctttctttctgtcgctctcccttcctctctctcttccttcctccctccctccctcccttcctccttccctccctcactcccctccttccttccctcttctttctttctttctttctttctttctttctttctttctttctttctttctttctttctttctttctttctttctttctttctttctttctttcttctcttcttctttctttttctttctttcttctttctttcttttttctttctttctttctttctttcttttctttctttctttctttctctttctttctttctttctttctttctttctttctttctttctttctttctttctttctttctttctttctttctttctttcttttctttctttcttttctttacttccttatctttccctccttccttccttcctcccttcctcccttcctctttctttctttctttctttcttttctttctttcttctttcttttcttatctttctttctttctctctctctctctctctctctccctccctccctctccctccctccctccctccctcctcccctccctccctccctccctcccttccttccttcttccttccttccttccttccttccttccttccttccttccttcc
Protein-coding sequences here:
- the GJC3 gene encoding gap junction gamma-3 protein, with the protein product MCGPLLRRLVMEESRHSTLVGRLLLPVLLGFRLLLLAIAGLDIYRDDQSEFTCNTQIPGCKATCYDAFHPLSPLRFWLFQVLLVAVPSAIYLGFTFYHVVWHWEEPGKPQEAEMLLRERGGSSDATQGTGAPRIFWAYVVQLGVRLALEATALWGQHHLYGSKIPGSLSCRREPCPGSVTCILSRPSEKTILLNAMLGISGLCALFTLLELLLLGLRRWLSTWDPRAAFAKCCPRIARGPKKSSSTSPEAAAKEPAREAVDGHLDVLHSDHMCYGAMNVFG